The genomic stretch GCGGCGTTTCTGGGCCGGCTGCGCGACATCAGCCATCGCGCGCGTCGGGTGGCATCGGTGTGCACGGGCGCATTGCTGCTGGCGGAGGCGGGTCTGCTCGATGGGCGGCGAGCCACGACACACTGGGCCGCCTGCGCTGATCTGGCGTCCCGGTTTCCGCGGGTCGCCGTGGAACCCGATGCCATCTACGTTCGTGATGGGCTGGTGATGACCTCGGCCGGTGTCACCGCCGGAATCGATCTGGCGCTCGCCCTCGTCGAGGAGGACCACGGTCCGGACATCGCGCGGACGGTGGCCAAATACTTGGTCGTGTTCCTGCAACGCCCAGGCGGCCAGTCGCAATTCAGCGTTCGCGGGGCCATCGCCACGCCACGTCACGCCGCGTTGCGCCGGCTCCTGGACGCGGTCGTGGCCGAACCGGCGTCGAACCACAGTCTCGCCACGATGGCGGCGCGTGTCGCGGTGAGCGAGCGACATCTGACCCGGCTGTTCCGTCGCGAGGTCGGGCTCACCCCCAGTCAGTACGTCGAGCGGGTCCGGGTGGAAGCGGCACAGGTCCTCCTGGAGACCAGTGCTGTCGGCGTGGCCTCGGTCGCCCGCAGTTGTGGTTTCGGGTCCGACGAGACGATGCGCCGGGCGTTCCTGCAGGTTCTGGGCACGACTCCGACCGCTTATCGCCAACGCTTCCGCACATCCCACGCCATCTCGTTCGTCAAATGACGTGACTGTCTCAAGGAGACCGTATGAGCTCGTTCCTGCCCCACCGGACATTACTGGGAGCCGGCCTCGCCGGCGCAGCGGGCCTGGCGGTCGGCACGCCTTCCGCTTCAGCCGCCGACACCGGCGATCAGTACGCCGACCTCTCCTTTCCCACAACACGTATCGCCCGGGCGGCCCACCGGCTGGTGACGGACGCACAGGAGCCGTACCTTCGCAATCACAGCCTGCGCAGCTTCGTGTTCGGACGAGCTGCCGCCGCCCAGGCCGGACGCCGACCGGGCCCGGGACTACAACGCCGAAGTCATGTTCCTCATTTGCGGTGCTGCACGACATGGGACTGACCGAACGCGCCGACACCGGCCAGCGGTGCGAAATCGACGGGGCCGACTTCGCCGCCCGGTTCCTGGAGAAGCACGGCATCACCGACGGCCGCGTCGACACCGTCTGGGACGGCATCGCTTTGCACACCTCCTACGGTTTCCACCCATCGCCGGTGTTCGCCCGGCGCCGCCCGCCGGAGATCGCGATCGCCCAGGACGGCATCGGCATCGACCTGACCGGCGGGCCCGACCAACTGCCCGCCGGATATGCCGATCGCGTGCACGCCGTTTACCCCCGTCACGGTGGCGCCCGCGCACTGACCGACGCCGTCATCGCGCAGGGCCTCGCCGATCCGCGAGAACGGCGCCGCCCATGACCCTGCCCGGCGAGATCCTGCATCAGCGGCACCCTGAGGCTCCCTACACCTCCTGGGAGGGCTTCCTCGACGCCAGCGGCTGGGACGACTGACGGCACCTCTCGGCCCATTGAGTCGCTGCCGTTGTCCGATCTCATGACCAAACGTGGCTGCTTCGGATCGACGCAGTCATATGTCAGATGAACGCACAACACCATGCACACGGTGAGCATCCATGCTGATCCATCGGCAGTGGGCCTCACCCCCCCTGGTGCTGGTCACGTGCATGATTTCGCTACCCCGACTTCCTTCAGAGCCTGATGCTTGCCTGCTGAGCTTCAGACACTCTGAAAGTTAGAGAGAGAACCATGGAGTATTTGTTGCTGTCGATGCATGTCGTGGCCGGCATCGTGTTCGTCGGAGGCTCGGCGGTCGCGACGAGCCTGTTTCCCCGCTACGTCCCGCTCATCGCCGACGTTCCGGTCGGCGGGGGCGAGCCGGACGCCCCTGGCACCCCGCCGTCCGAAACCTCGCAAGCGACGGAAGAGCGCAACCGCGCTGTGGCCGTCTCACTGCACCGCATCACCCGTGGCTATAGCGCGTTGGGTCTGATCGTGCCGGCTGCCGGTATCGTCCTGGGCTTCGTCCAAGGCCGCAGTGGCGAGATCTGGATCACCCTTGCCATGGTCCTCACCGCCGCCGCGGGCCTCCTGCTGGCGCTGCAGATCTATCCGCGCCAGCGCGACGCGCTCGCCGAACCCGGCGACCGCGACCGGTTGCGCACGCTGTCCATGCTCGCCGGCCTCTACAACCTCCTGTGGGTGGTCGTCGTTGTTCTGATGATCGTACGTCCGGGCGCGGGAGCGTGATCTGGAGTGCGTACGCTGCGGATCGCGGCCGTCGTTGAGGCCGTCTCCTTGATGGTTCTGCTGATCAACCTGTTCGCCACCCACATCAAAGCGATCTCCTCTCTGGTCGGTCCGCTGCACGGCATGGCCTACCTCGTCGTCATTACGGCCACGGTGCTGGCCCCGGCCACCGCCTCATCCGGCGCCCGCTGGCGCGCCGCCATCCCCGCCATCGGCGGACTGCTCGCACTGTGGCAACTCCGTGACCGTTCCCGAGCAAGCAATCCCTCACCGGCAACCCCAAGGAGACTGACGTGAACGACACATTCCACGAATTGCCGATCCCCCGCACTGAGCTGGCACTGGCCGCCCTGCGTTTCGCCCGCGGCATCGAGGACCGGGCGATCTTCAACCACAGCATGCGGTCCTATCTCTACGCACGCTTCCTCGGCGAGCGCGAAGGTCTGCGACCAGGCCGCGACTACGATGACGAACTGCTGTTCCTGGGCTGCGTGCTGCACGATGCCGGGCTCAGCGACCAAGGCAACGGCGAGCAGAGTTTCGACCTCGACGGCGCTGACCTGGCCGCCGCCTTCCTCACCGAACACGGGCTGGCACCGGAGAAGGCGGAGATCGTCTGGGACGCCATCGCCCTGCATCTGTACCCTGGGATCGCCGGGCGCAAGCGACCCGAAATCGCGCTGGTGACGGCTGGCTCGGGATTCGACCTCGGCCCTGTCGGGCCGCACACCCTTCCCGCCGGCTACGCCGACCGCGTCCATGCCGTACTCCCGCGCCTGCACGCCGCGGCCGTGCTCAAGGACACGATCGTCGGTCAGGCACTCGACAAGCCGCACAAGGCGCCGCCGTTCACCATGCCCGGCGAACTCCTTCGCCAAAAGACCCAGGTGACCTGGCCTACCTGGGAGCAACTCATGGCCCAGAGCCCCAGCTGGCGGGACTACGACGGCTATCGGTCGAACACGTGATCGCAGTTCATCGCAGGACGCGCCGAGTCAGCGCAGTGAAGAGGGCACTTCTTGAGCATTGGAGACACGGATGAACACGAGCGAGATCGTGCTGCTGGCGACGCTGACTGCGGCGATGTTCAACGTCGGGGTCATCTGGCTCACGCAGGTCGTGGTCTATCCCGTCTGGGCGCTGGTCGGCGAATCAGAATGGAGCGCCTACCACGAGGCCCACAAGCGGCGCCTGCCGGGTACGGCCTTCATCCCGCACGGACTGGCCATCCTGGGCGCCCTGCTGCTCATCGTGCTGCGGCCTTTGTATGTGCCAGGCTGGGCCGCCTGGCTCGCGTTCGCCATCGAGGCGGTCATGCTGGCCGCGACCGCGGCGTACTGGGCGCCGCTCCAAGTGCGCCTCAGCCGTCGACGTGACCCCCGACTGCTGCGCCTGCTGCTTGCCACGCACTGGATCCGGGTCGGGTTGATCACCGTGTTCGGCGCGCTGCTGTGCTGGATGGTAACGCTCGCCTTCAGTTGACTTGCGATCTAAGTGGGCGGTTCGCGAGTTGTAACCGTCCTCTGATATCCCCTGCTTGGCACATCTCGGGACATGCAGAACTACCCGGCAGAGTTCGGGAAACGATTACTTCTCATACGGGAATCGATCAAGGCAGTGCATCCTCCGCCGGAGGCAGAACCCATTTGTGAATCCCGACATGATCGCCCGCATGGAACGAAGCTGTGTTTCTCATCCTGCGCCGCCCCGGCCGGCTCACCCTGCTGCACCGCCCAGGGCAAGGTCGCCATCCATTACCACACCGCCCGGTTCCGGCTCGTGCCCTCGCTCGCTAAAGCGCTGAACGTCCCCACCCCGGCCGTGCGCAAGCCCGGGACGGTCTGGGGCGAACTGCCCTGCCCTGTAGCGGCCGGCGTCGAGCCGGCCGGGCACGTACGGATCGGGTACGCCCGCGCCTCCATGCTGCGCCAGTCCCTGGACACTCAGCTCGACTCCCTCACGAAGGCCGGCGTCACCCGGATCTTCTCCGAGAAGATCTCCACCCGCGCCACGAGGCGACCCGAGCTCGAACGCGCCGTCGCGCTGACCCGGGAACTGCGGGCCTCCGGTGTCGAGGTCACCCTCGTGGTCCACTAGCACAAGCGGCTCGGCCGCGGCATCGACCTGGTCACCCTCGCCGAAGAACTGAAGGCGGCGTTCTCGCTCAACAGCCTGGAGCTTCGGAGCGTTCTTCGGAGTACACATGACGATCTCCGCGCCGTTCCAGGCAAAGATGATCGGGACGTTGCGGGGTGTGCCGTCCTTGGCGACGTAGGCCAGGCGGGTCACGTCGCGGGCCAGCAGTTCTTGACTGATCGTCGGTTCAGAATCTCAGTGATCTCGTACGGTTGCACGGTCATCCCTCTCGTTGTGGTCTTTCTTGGCCCAAAAGCGGATCTGGTCGCAGGTCGGCCGCGATGCGTCGTCAGCTGAGCTGCTCGGCCAGTCCGACGATGATCCCTTCGGGGCCGCGGACGTAGCAGAGCCGGTAGCTGTCCTCGTACCGCGCCAGCCGTACGCGGCCAGCGCCGCCAGCAGCGCGGAGTCCGTACGGTCGTACACCAGCGTGGCGAGCGCCAGCCCGTTCAGCGTGGTCGAGGCGACCTGCGCGCACGAGGCCGTGAACAGCGGCGTGAACTCGGGCGTGCGGAACAGTTCCCGGTACGTGTACATATCGGCGAACCTCCAGGTGATCTCAACTCCGAGTCTGCCCATGGGGGTCACATGCGTCTAATGCCACTCTTGGCGAAAATCCATTGATATCTTTGATGAATGCTCGATATCGTCCGGCTGCGCGTCCTGGCCGCGGTCGCCGCCCACGGCTCGGTCACCGAAGCCGCCAAGGTCCTGCACTACTCGCAGCCCTCGATCAGCCACCACCTGGCCCGGCTGGAGGCGGCGACCGGCGCCAGGCTCATCCAGCGCGTGGGGCGCGGCATCCGGCTCACCCCCGAAGGAGAACTGCTCGCCCGCCGCGCCACGGAGATCGTCGGCCGGGTCGACGCCGCCGGCGCCGAACTGGCCGCCCAGCTCGGGCTGCAGACCGGCCGGGTCCGGCTCGCCGCCTTCAGTTCCGCCCTGAGCGTCCTGGTCCTCCCGGCGGCCGTGGCCCTGCGCGAGTCGTACCCGAACATCGAACTGCACCTCGGCGACGCCCATCCCACGGCCGCCCGCCGGATGCTGCGCGAGGGATCGGCAGACCTGGCCATCGTGTTCTCGTACGAGGACACGATGCCGGACGACGGCATCCGCTACTCCTACCTGCTCGACGACCCGGTGTACCTGCTCAGCCGCGAGTCGGGGCAGGCCCTCACCGACCACCGGGACTCGGCTTGGATCGCCGGGTGCCCGAACTGCCGCGGCGACCTCGTCCGGATCTGCGAGGCTGCCGGGTTCACCCCGCGCATCGCGTACAGCAGCGACGACATCCTCGTCCAGCAGGCATTCGTCGCCGCCGGGCTGGGCGTCACCACCATGCCGGGACTGGCCCTGCGCACCCACCACGCGGAGGGGGTCAAGGCCACCGAACTGACCGCCGTGCGGCGCCGGATCCACCTGGCGGCGTTCGGCGAGCCACCCGACCCGCCCGCCACCACCGCCTTCATCACCGCCCTGCGCACCACCCTCGACGGGCACCGTCCCGGCTAGGCGGTTACGGGTCGGCTACGACCGCGTCCGCGTCCTGATGGAGCTCACCTCGCCTCGCCCCCACCAGCTGCGCCACCCAGGCGCCACTCACATCGGCGAGACCAAGGTGCCGCTCCAGCTCTCGGCTCGGCCTCCGGCCGGCGCAGGGCCGTCACGAGCACTGCGGGGCCACTGCTAACGCCAGATCAAGCTCATCGTGATCACGAACTGGGGCCACATACGGCG from Nonomuraea polychroma encodes the following:
- a CDS encoding GlxA family transcriptional regulator; the encoded protein is MAVYDGVVLLDVAGPVQALHGSGGYRIRLASVDGRSVHTDIGMPLGSDLALGDVEGPVDTLLIPGYAYPDGDRPDAAFLGRLRDISHRARRVASVCTGALLLAEAGLLDGRRATTHWAACADLASRFPRVAVEPDAIYVRDGLVMTSAGVTAGIDLALALVEEDHGPDIARTVAKYLVVFLQRPGGQSQFSVRGAIATPRHAALRRLLDAVVAEPASNHSLATMAARVAVSERHLTRLFRREVGLTPSQYVERVRVEAAQVLLETSAVGVASVARSCGFGSDETMRRAFLQVLGTTPTAYRQRFRTSHAISFVK
- a CDS encoding DUF3817 domain-containing protein; translated protein: MRTLRIAAVVEAVSLMVLLINLFATHIKAISSLVGPLHGMAYLVVITATVLAPATASSGARWRAAIPAIGGLLALWQLRDRSRASNPSPATPRRLT
- a CDS encoding HD domain-containing protein, whose protein sequence is MNDTFHELPIPRTELALAALRFARGIEDRAIFNHSMRSYLYARFLGEREGLRPGRDYDDELLFLGCVLHDAGLSDQGNGEQSFDLDGADLAAAFLTEHGLAPEKAEIVWDAIALHLYPGIAGRKRPEIALVTAGSGFDLGPVGPHTLPAGYADRVHAVLPRLHAAAVLKDTIVGQALDKPHKAPPFTMPGELLRQKTQVTWPTWEQLMAQSPSWRDYDGYRSNT
- a CDS encoding recombinase family protein, which produces MQNYPAEFGKRLLLIRESIKAVHPPPEAEPICESRHDRPHGTKLCFSSCAAPAGSPCCTAQGKVAIHYHTARFRLVPSLAKALNVPTPAVRKPGTVWGELPCPVAAGVEPAGHVRIGYARASMLRQSLDTQLDSLTKAGVTRIFSEKISTRATRRPELERAVALTRELRASGVEVTLVVH
- a CDS encoding LysR family transcriptional regulator, producing MLDIVRLRVLAAVAAHGSVTEAAKVLHYSQPSISHHLARLEAATGARLIQRVGRGIRLTPEGELLARRATEIVGRVDAAGAELAAQLGLQTGRVRLAAFSSALSVLVLPAAVALRESYPNIELHLGDAHPTAARRMLREGSADLAIVFSYEDTMPDDGIRYSYLLDDPVYLLSRESGQALTDHRDSAWIAGCPNCRGDLVRICEAAGFTPRIAYSSDDILVQQAFVAAGLGVTTMPGLALRTHHAEGVKATELTAVRRRIHLAAFGEPPDPPATTAFITALRTTLDGHRPG